The following DNA comes from Methanocorpusculum vombati.
GATATCTACACCAAGCTGACGTTCACTGTGGCAGAGCCTATGATCAGAGTCAACAACCCAGGAGATCAGGCAGCTGGATCTTCCTTTACCATCTCCGGTACAACCAACCTTGCAGTTGATGACCAGATCCTTGTTGAAGTAATGTCCTCATCCTTCACGGCAACTGACAAGACCTCTACTGATGTAACTTCCGGTGTCTCTCAGACCACGAAGGTTGTTGCAGGCGAAGGAACCGACAACACTTGGTCCGTCACCGTTGACACAACCAACTGGAAGCTTGACGAGTACACCATCAAGGCAGCAGGTATCGAAGTTGATGTAACCACCACGACCAACTTTAACCTCGTTGAGAAAGTCGTGACCCCGACTCCGACCGCAACTGCAACCGGAGCAACTCCGACCACCACCACTGCACCCGCAACGACTACTCCGACCCAGACTCCGGGATTCGGCGCATTCATTGCACTCGCAGGACTTGGTGCAGTAGCACTCCTCGTACTCCGCAGAAACTAACTGCGTGAAACAAAAAGAGTGAGATGTACATCATCTCAGGAAAAATCCTGAGACAAACAACTCTCTCTTTTCAGAAAAAAAATCCCAGGCTCTTTTCCAAAGCCAATCCTGAGGGAGTGGCATATCAACACAATTGTACAAACCCGTACAGACGTATCTCCTCGTCCTGCTTTTTCCTGCAATGTTTCACCGCTGCGCGGTGAAACACCGCAGGAAAAAGCAGGACGAGGAGCAAACCCTTATCACATTCCCCTGCCTAAATGACATCTAATGATACTCAGCAGCTCCCTCATTGACATTGCCACCGTACTCGTCCTGCTCCACGCAGACGACGCCCGGCAGATTGGGGTCCGGGAAGGAGACCGGGTCACCATATTTAATACCCCCAAAGGAACATCGGTCCGTGCCCCCGTCGTAATAACCGAGACCCTGATCTCCCCGGGACACGTAACCATCAGCTCCGGCGTCAACAAACGTCTTCAGATCATGGATGGCGACCATGTAGAAATTCGCGCATCATCCCGCCCCGCATCCATCGAATTCATCCGCAAAAAAATGGACGGCGGCCGGTTAACCCGTGAAGAAACCGCCCAGATCGTGGAAGACATGACCAAAGAAGTCCTCTCTCCCTCCGAGATCACCGCCTACATCACCGCAGCCTACATCAACGGCCTTGACATGGATGAAGTAGAATCCCTCACCCGCGAAATGGTAGCATCCGGTGACCGGCTGACCTTCAACACCCGGCCGATTGTAGATAAACACTCCATCGGCGGAGTGCCGGGAAACAAAATTACTCTCCTCGTCGTACCGGTCATCGCAGCATCCGGTCTTCTCATCCCGAAAACCAGCTCCCGTGCCATTACCGGTGCAGGCGGAACCGCCGATCTGATGGAAGCACTTGCCCCTGTCACATTCACAGTACAGGAAATTCAGCAGATGACCCTGAAAGCCGGCGGCGTAATCGTCTGGGGAGGAGCGACCAACATCGCCCCCGCCGATGACATGATCATCACGTATGAATACCCGCTGAAGATCGATGCACGCGGCCAGATGCTTGCAAGTATCATGGCAAAAAAGATGGCGGTGGGATCTGACACCTGTGTCATTGACATTCCGGTTGGTCCCGGAACAAAGATTCCGGATGAAGCGGAGGGAAGAGTACTTGCGGGAGAACTGATCGAACTCGGCCGGAGGCTTGGCATTCGTGTTGAGTGTGCGATCACCTATGGCGGTGCACCGGTCGGCAGAAATATCGGGGTGAATCTAGAGGTTGCAGAAGCCCTCAGAATCCTTGAAGGCGATGCGGGTCCCAACTCCCTGATGCAGAAGAGTGTGGCACTTGCCGGGATGGCGCTGGAGATGACTGGCAAAACGGCATACGGATTCGGGGCAGAGGCTGCAATGGATTTGATCCGAAACGGAAAAGCACTGGCAAAAATGAAAGATATTATTGAGGTGCAGGGAGGTGATCCGAAGATCACGTCTGCGGATCTTGCATTCGGATCCAATGTGTTTGATGTGCCTGCTCCCAATGACGGGTATGTTGTTTCGGTGAAGAACCGGGATCTGATCAATATCGCCCGGACGGCGGGATCCCCGGCGGATCATGGTGCCGGTCTGCACCTGCATAAGAAACCGGGAGAGGCAGTAAAGAAAGGTGAGCCGATTCTGACGATCTATGCGGAGCGCGGATGGAGGCTGCAGCGTGCGATTGAGGAGGCGCGGGTGAGTATGCCTGTTGTGGTGGAAGGGATGCTGCTGGATCGCGTGCCGCCGGTCCGGCGTGTTGCATAATTTTTTGTGGGATTTTACCTCACGATTCTTTTTTTGGATTTTTTTTTGAAAAGAGCCGGGACATTTTTTTTGGAAAAGAGAGTTGTTTGTCCCAGAATTTCTCCAGAGATGATTTACACCTCATCTCTTTTTGTTTTCACGCAGTTAGTTTCTGCGGAGTACGGGGAGTGCTACTGCGCCAAGTCCTGCGTGTGCAATGAATGCGCCGAATCCCGGAGTCTGAATCGGGGGAGTCGTTGCAGGTACAACAGGTGGTGGTTGGAGCAGTGATTTGCCGCTGATGGTGACTGTGAACATGTCGCTGCGGACTAAACATCCTACCAAGTCCCTGAAAAATACCCAAAAATCACCCGAATTTGGATCCCCAAACATTTCAGCGATCAACGAACTCGCATCCCTCAAATAGCAAAATCAAAACAAACAAGCGACGAAAATACTACAAATGCATCAAATCAAAATTGAATCCTACCAAAACCACGAACACACACAAAACAAAAACGCTGAGGGGGAGATTTGAACTCCCGAGAGACTTTCGCCTCACGGGCTTTCCAGGCCCGCGCCCTACCGCTAGACTACCTCAGCAAACTAGCATACTACGTGAGTTCTCTGCCTTTATTAATATTACTTGTTTGCATCGGAAGGAGAAACAAAAACCCGGGTGGATCTTGCCACAAAACCGGGCTCTCCGCAGACAAACTTTGCCGAGTCACGCAGCGCCTCCCCAAGCGCGATGAGTATTCCCTCTTCACTAACGACCGCAACACTCTGTCCCCGCACAAACGGATCACAGCGCAGAACACCAACACCAGCAAGGATTGCACCATGGGAAACCGCGTCCGCCGCTCCGGGCCGCACCACAATCTTCGGAATATCCATGATTGCCTCCTCGGGAGGGAGCAGCATCGATTGGATCGCATCCCTGTCTCCCCGTTCAACTGCATCACGGATCTCGTGCAGCGTGTGCGTATCCTCCACCGAAAACCCGCCGGAACGGGTACGCCGCAGTTCAATCATCTGTGAACCGCAGCCGAGAACCCGGCCGATATGCACGCACAGCGATCGGATATACGTCCCCGCTTCGCAACGGACACGGATCAGAACCAGCCGATCCTGCATATCCAGAAGTTCAATCCGGTGAATTACCCGGATGCGCAGCGCCCGCTTCACCGCCGAACGGCGGGGCGGGCGCTGATAAACCCGGCCGGTGAACTGCTTCACCGCTTCTTCAACCTGTTCGCGGGGAACATCCGCATGGAGACGGAGACACGCGACATACTCCTTCTCGTGCAGGAGGAGAAGCGGTGCGAGACGTACCGCTTTACCGAGCATGACCACCAGTACCCCAGAAACCATCGGGTCGAGGGTTCCCGAGTGGCCCACACTGCTTTTCAGCATCTCACCAACCCAGGCGGCAACCTGGTGACTGCTCGGGCCTCGGGGCTTGTCCACCAGCAGGACACCTGTGTAACTCATTCGGTACTCCGCAGGTAGGCGTTCAATGCTTTGAGTGTTCCTTCCAGTGATCCGTCGCCGATGACTTTTGGTTCAAGACCGCCGGCACGCATTGCGTCTGCAGTGACCTCGCCAATGGCCATAGGGAGAAGGGATCCGGTGTCGAGTGAGGGAAGAAGCGCCATTTTGTAGGAGTTGGCGCTGGTGAAGAGGATTGCATCAACATCGTCAAGGTTCAGCGGTTCGCTGGTTGGTTCGAGACCATAGCACCGGTACTCAAATGCCATACCGCCTGCATCTTCGATTGCGTTAATAAGATCCGGATTCGGGACGTCAGCACGCGGAATGCCGATGCGTTTTCCTTCGATCCAGTCGCCGAGGTACGGGACGAAGTCCCGTGAGTAAAAGGTAGGGAGTGTTTCTGCGGCGATACCTGCCTGATGCAGTACTTTTGCGGTCTGCGGGCCGATAGCGATCACCCGCGTGGTTTTGGTGAGGTGAGGAGGGAGGAGCGGAGCAATTTTTTGTGCGGGAAGGGCGCTGGTGAAAAATATTGCATCGAATTCGTGATCTGCTGCGGCGAGGACAAATGTCTGAATGGTACTGCTGCGGATTTCGGCACGGAGGGGGGAGACGACACGGCATTCGTGTCCGTATTGTTTGCAGAGAGCCGCGTCTGCCGTACCTTTTTCGGCGAGACGGGTGATCGCAAGTAACATGAATGAGTATTGGACGGCCAGAGTTAATATTCTGTCCCGTCGATATTGTGGTATGCTTGGTGCGGTTGCGGGGTGTGTTGTCGGGGTTGTTCTCGGAACGATTTCAGGACTGGTTCCGGGGGTGCATTCCAATACGGTTGCAGGGTTTTTAGCGGGGTGTTCCGGGCCGCTGCTGTTGTTGTTCGGGCCGGAGGGTCTTGTTGCGGCGATTGTTGCGACGATGGTTACGCATACGTTTCTTGATGCGGTTCCGTCGACGTTTCTGGGGGTGCCGGATCCGGATACGGTTCTGTCGGTGCTTCCTGCTCACCGGTTGTGTCTTGCAGGTCACGGGGAGGAGGCAGTCCGGATGTCGGCTCTGGGGAGTGTTGCGGGGTTTGTGTTGTGTCTTCCGTTGTTTGTGGTGTTTATGCTGGTTCTTCCGCCGATGCAGGGGTATATTGATTGGGGTATCGGGCTGGTGATTTTGGTTGCGGCAGGTCTTTTGGTGGTGTTTTCACGGTCGCCCGGATGGGCGCTTGCGGTGTTTGGGGTGTCGGGTGTTCTGGGTGTGTTTTCGTTGGGGTATGGATATTTTTCGTTCGGGATGTTCGGGACCGGGGAGGTGCTGCTGCCGTTGCTGACGGGGTTATTCGGGGTGCCGGTTTTGTTGTTGTCGATGCAGTCGTCTGCGGAGTTTCCTCCGCAGCGGTTTTCTGGGCTGCTGATTGGCAGTCGTGAGATGGTTTGGAGCGGGGTGCGGGGTGCTGTTGCAGGGGCGATTGTGGGATGGCTGCCGGGATTTTCGAGTGGAACGGCGAATGCGCTGCTTGCGATCCGGCGGGACGGAGATTTTGAGAAGACGGATGCACGCGGGTATCTGGTTGCGACGAGTGCGGCGAACACGGCGAATGCGGTTCTGGGGATTGCGGCGCTGTATGCGGTGGGGAGGATGCGGAGCGGTGCGATGGTTGCTTTGGGGTCGCTGGAGCTGCCGCCGTTGTCTTTTGTGGTGTTGGTTGCGGCTGCTGCTGCGCTGTGCGGGTATGGTCTGACAATTGCTGCGTCACGGTCTGTGCCGGTTTTGATGCGGGTGAATCAGCGGGTGCTTGCGAGGGTGGTGCTTGTGTTTCTGATTGCGGTGTCGTTTGTATTCTGCGGGCCGTTTGGTCTGTTGATTCTTGTAACCGCTACGCTGGTGGGGATGGTTCCCGGTCTGCTGGGTGTGCCCCGGATTTTTTGTATGGGGGCGATTATGGTGCCGGTGATGTTGTTTACGCTGGATGTGATCCGGTTTTGAGGTTATCGGAGGATGCTGATTTCATGTTCGGCTTTTTTGAATTGTTTGAGGATCTGTTTTTTGGTGTAGCGCTGGTAGGATGCGGAGAGGTATCCTTCGTGACCGGCGAGGAGTTCGGCGATGTCTTTGTTTGCGGCAAGGCTGAATCGTGAGATGAACCATTTGCGGGTCATGTGCCAGTGAAGCTGGCGGGTGTTGGTCGCGGGGTCGGGGTTTCCGTAGCCGAGGAAGTCGGCGGTTTTGCGGAAGTGATACTGGGCGGTGAGGGCTGAGAAGGGGAAGACCCGCGGGTCGTTGTCTTTGCGGACGGCGAAGTAGTCGCGGAGTGCTTCGGATGCTTCCTGTGTGAGGTAGGTGACGCGTGCTGTTTTTGTTTTGGTGATTTCGGCACGGATGTTTACGGCGGTGCGGGACTGACTGTCGTCGAGGTCGGTTTTGAGAAGTTTGGTGGCTTCGCCGAGCCGCATGCCGGATCCTACCATGGTGAGGAGGAGTGCGCCGATGTGTTCGGGCATTTCGAGGTACATTTCCTGAAAGACTCTGCGTTTGAGTTCTATTTCTTGGGTGGAGGCCCGCGCGGGCGGGAGGTTGATGAAGATTCGTGAGCGTTCCCGTCTGCTGAGGGAGAATCCGTTGTCTTCAAGCCAGACGCAGGTTGCTTTGAGGTAGAGGTTTGCGGTCATGGGAGCGTAGTTTTTGGAGAAGGTGTTTCCTGCGATTCTGAGGTCCCGGTGATAGTTTCTGCCTTCTGCGAGTTCTTTGAGGTAGGTGACTGCATGCGGGTCAATTTCGTGCGGGCGTTTGAAGGTGCCTGCGTAGAGACATCTGAGATAGGCTCCGATTGCAAGCCGGTAGTTTTCCCGGGTTTTTTTGTTGTCGTAGAGCTGCAGGAAGTCACTGATGGGGGTTGTTGATCCGATGATGCGGATCGGGGTTTTTGTTTCGAGGTCGGTTCCTGTTTTAACTTCTCTAATGTTGTTTGTGGCTGGTGTCATTGTTGTTTTCACCCATTTCCGAAATCACCATTTGTTGTACTTGGGTTTAGTTGTTGGTTGAGGTGGGTGGTGTTTCGGGAATTTTCTGCTTGTTCTGACATGAGGTTCCGGTTTTGTGCCGGAGACCTGTGTTGTAATGAATTCTGCTGGGATAAAAGCAAGAATGATAAAAATGTAGGTTTGTTTACCGTTTCCGGGTTACAAATCGTGTGGTGTTTCACGCAGTTAGTTTCTGCGGAGTACGAGGAGTGCGACTGCGCCAAGTCCTGCAAGTGCAATGAATGCGCCGAATCCCGGAGTCTTCGGGGTCTCGGTCGGCTTTGCAGTGGTTGCAGTCGGGGTTGTACCGGTCGGCTCAGCGGTGGTCGGAGTCGTGGTCACGACTTTCTCAACGATGTTGAAGTTGGTCGTGGTGGTTACATCGACTTCGATACCGTTCACTTTGATAGTGTACTCGTCAAGCTTCCAGTTGGTCGTGTCGACTTCAACAGACCAGGCGTTGTCAGCTCCCTCGCCTGCAACAACCTTCGTTGCCTGTGAGACACCGGAGGTGGTGGAGGTGGAGGTCTTCTCAACTGCGGAGAAGGATGAGGACATCACTTCAACGAGAACCTGATCGTCAACTGCAAGGTTGGTGGTACCGGAGATTGTGAACTTGGATCCAAGTGCCTTGTCTCCCGGGTTGGTGATCTTAATCCACGGCTCAGCGACGGTAAAGGTCAGCTTCGTGTAGATATCATCAATATTGGCAGAGTCAATCATCTTGGTGAGTGCATCTGCTGCCTGAGATCCTTGGAGTTTGTTTGCACTGCCCCAAACAATGAAGGACTGTGCATCTCCACCTGTGGTGGTGCTAACTGTCTTGAATGCCCACTGATAGTTGTCATTCGGCCAGTTGATACCATTCTGAACGACACCGGCATTGTCAACTGCTACAAGTTTTGCATCGAAGACATCGTTGTACATCGGGTGCTGAACGACGACGAAGTACTGGTTCGAGGACATGGTGGACGGAATCTCGATCTTCTTCTCATAAGATCCATCGTCTTCCACACTTACACTGTAAGGCTCGAAGAAGTTCGGGCCGAAGATGAAGATGTTGAGTGCACTCGGGTTTCCTTCTGCGGTTCCACGGATGTAGATCTTGTCGCCTTTGGCAACAATGGTTCCGGACGGGACT
Coding sequences within:
- a CDS encoding AMP phosphorylase codes for the protein MILSSSLIDIATVLVLLHADDARQIGVREGDRVTIFNTPKGTSVRAPVVITETLISPGHVTISSGVNKRLQIMDGDHVEIRASSRPASIEFIRKKMDGGRLTREETAQIVEDMTKEVLSPSEITAYITAAYINGLDMDEVESLTREMVASGDRLTFNTRPIVDKHSIGGVPGNKITLLVVPVIAASGLLIPKTSSRAITGAGGTADLMEALAPVTFTVQEIQQMTLKAGGVIVWGGATNIAPADDMIITYEYPLKIDARGQMLASIMAKKMAVGSDTCVIDIPVGPGTKIPDEAEGRVLAGELIELGRRLGIRVECAITYGGAPVGRNIGVNLEVAEALRILEGDAGPNSLMQKSVALAGMALEMTGKTAYGFGAEAAMDLIRNGKALAKMKDIIEVQGGDPKITSADLAFGSNVFDVPAPNDGYVVSVKNRDLINIARTAGSPADHGAGLHLHKKPGEAVKKGEPILTIYAERGWRLQRAIEEARVSMPVVVEGMLLDRVPPVRRVA
- a CDS encoding RNA-guided pseudouridylation complex pseudouridine synthase subunit Cbf5, whose protein sequence is MSYTGVLLVDKPRGPSSHQVAAWVGEMLKSSVGHSGTLDPMVSGVLVVMLGKAVRLAPLLLLHEKEYVACLRLHADVPREQVEEAVKQFTGRVYQRPPRRSAVKRALRIRVIHRIELLDMQDRLVLIRVRCEAGTYIRSLCVHIGRVLGCGSQMIELRRTRSGGFSVEDTHTLHEIRDAVERGDRDAIQSMLLPPEEAIMDIPKIVVRPGAADAVSHGAILAGVGVLRCDPFVRGQSVAVVSEEGILIALGEALRDSAKFVCGEPGFVARSTRVFVSPSDANK
- a CDS encoding tripartite tricarboxylate transporter permease, with amino-acid sequence MNEYWTARVNILSRRYCGMLGAVAGCVVGVVLGTISGLVPGVHSNTVAGFLAGCSGPLLLLFGPEGLVAAIVATMVTHTFLDAVPSTFLGVPDPDTVLSVLPAHRLCLAGHGEEAVRMSALGSVAGFVLCLPLFVVFMLVLPPMQGYIDWGIGLVILVAAGLLVVFSRSPGWALAVFGVSGVLGVFSLGYGYFSFGMFGTGEVLLPLLTGLFGVPVLLLSMQSSAEFPPQRFSGLLIGSREMVWSGVRGAVAGAIVGWLPGFSSGTANALLAIRRDGDFEKTDARGYLVATSAANTANAVLGIAALYAVGRMRSGAMVALGSLELPPLSFVVLVAAAAALCGYGLTIAASRSVPVLMRVNQRVLARVVLVFLIAVSFVFCGPFGLLILVTATLVGMVPGLLGVPRIFCMGAIMVPVMLFTLDVIRF
- a CDS encoding uroporphyrinogen-III synthase, with translation MLLAITRLAEKGTADAALCKQYGHECRVVSPLRAEIRSSTIQTFVLAAADHEFDAIFFTSALPAQKIAPLLPPHLTKTTRVIAIGPQTAKVLHQAGIAAETLPTFYSRDFVPYLGDWIEGKRIGIPRADVPNPDLINAIEDAGGMAFEYRCYGLEPTSEPLNLDDVDAILFTSANSYKMALLPSLDTGSLLPMAIGEVTADAMRAGGLEPKVIGDGSLEGTLKALNAYLRSTE
- a CDS encoding PGF-CTERM sorting domain-containing protein, which translates into the protein MFTVTISGKSLLQPPPVVPATTPPIQTPGFGAFIAHAGLGAVALPVLRRN
- a CDS encoding tyrosine-type recombinase/integrase produces the protein MTPATNNIREVKTGTDLETKTPIRIIGSTTPISDFLQLYDNKKTRENYRLAIGAYLRCLYAGTFKRPHEIDPHAVTYLKELAEGRNYHRDLRIAGNTFSKNYAPMTANLYLKATCVWLEDNGFSLSRRERSRIFINLPPARASTQEIELKRRVFQEMYLEMPEHIGALLLTMVGSGMRLGEATKLLKTDLDDSQSRTAVNIRAEITKTKTARVTYLTQEASEALRDYFAVRKDNDPRVFPFSALTAQYHFRKTADFLGYGNPDPATNTRQLHWHMTRKWFISRFSLAANKDIAELLAGHEGYLSASYQRYTKKQILKQFKKAEHEISILR